In Lampris incognitus isolate fLamInc1 chromosome 20, fLamInc1.hap2, whole genome shotgun sequence, one genomic interval encodes:
- the LOC130130495 gene encoding active breakpoint cluster region-related protein-like: MVQEGVLIPHVVRLCLEEVERRGLEEVGIYRTSGAASDINSLKVIFNSDLREAVSRLRHAEVNVVSGLLKLYFRELPEPLIPTELFHRLAQTLEIQDFDSKLACMMSLLQSCPDTNHQTFLHLIHHLRRVSERQEVNKMSLKNLATVFGPSLVRPPVASQCHHSAAMAVSQEVVVQVQVVFFYLQCNDLPYAQTSLPHDPDSGDETTHK, encoded by the exons ATGGT ACAGGAGGGGGTGCTGATCCCCCACGTGGTGCGCCTCTGTCTGGAGGAGGTGGAGAGGAGGGGCCTGGAGGAGGTGGGCATCTACAGGACTTCAGGAGCGGCTAGTGACATCAACTCTCTGAAAGTCATCTTCAACAGTG ATTTGCGTGAGGCGGTGTCCAGGCTGAGGCATGCAGAGGTCAATGTGGTGTCTGGTCTCCTCAAACTTTACTTCAGAGAACTTCCTGAACCTCTCATACCCACTGAGCTGTTCCACCGTCTGGCCCAGACGCTGG aaatCCAAGATTTCGACTCTAAACTGGCCTGTATGATGTCTTTACTTCAGTCCTGTCCAGACACCAACCACCAAACCTTCCTTCATCTCATCCACCATCTTAGACG GGTCTCAGAGAGGCAGGAGGTGAACAAGATGTCACTGAAGAACCTGGCTACAGTATTTGGTCCCAGCCTTGTACGCCCCCCTGTGGCATCCCAGTGTCACCACAGCGCTGCTATGGCCGTCTCCCAGGAGGTGGTGGTGCAG gtgcagGTGGTCTTTTTCTACCTGCAGTGTAACGACCTCCCCTACGCCCAGACTTCTTTGCCTCATGACCCGGACAGCGGAGATGAGACCACCCACAAGTGA